The genome window TTGATATCCTTGTTCCTCAAACTATAAATCAAAGGATTGAGCATGGGCACCACATTAgtataaaaaatagaagaaatttttCCCAGGTCCATAGATTCAGGAGAAGAATATTTAAGGTACATGAATGCTGctgaaccaaaaaaaagaaaaagagcaatcaCATGGGAACTACAGGTACTAAAGGCTTTCAATCTTCCTTGAGAAGATTTGATATGAAGAATGCTAGTAAGGATGAAGATGTAAGAAATTAGGATGGTGAAACTGGGTACTGTGATGTTAATACCCACGACAATGAGAACTACCACCTCATTGATATAGATGCTGGTACAAGAGAGTTGGAGGAGTGGGAGGATGTCACACAAGTAATGGTTGATGACATTCACATTGCAGAAGGTTAGTCTAAGCATGCACCCTGTGTGAGCAGACGCCCCAGCAAACCCCATCACATATGCAGCCAAAGAGAGCACCAGACAGACCTGATGGGACATGGAGACCTTATACAGCAAGGGattacagatggccacatagcgatcATAGGCCATTGAGGTCAACATATAGCACTCAGAGatgacaaaaaagagaaagaaaaacagctgagTCATGCACCCTACATATGAGATGGTATTCTCCCTGAACACAAAGTTCATCAGCATCTTGGGGGTGAAAACAGAAGAGTAACAGAGATCAATGAAGGACAGGTTGAAGAGGAaatagtacatgggggtgtggaggtgagAATTTAGACCAATAAGAATGATCAAGCCCAGGTTGCCCACCATGGTGACAACATAGATCATTAGAAACAGGTGAAAGAGGGGTTGCTGGAGCTCTGGACGGTCTGTTAATCCAGCAAGAATAAATTCAGTCACTAAGGAGTCATTTCTAGCCAGCATTCTATTCTCAACTTCAGAAATCTGtgagaacagaagaaaatttcATTAGCAGGGAAAACAGCTCTTTCCTTACAGAATCACttttatacatgttttatttatgAGACACCGTCTCAGACTGGCAGAAATCATGTAAGTCCTCCTCTGCTTCATAGTGTCTGGAGGCACGCACATCTCAACATTTAAAtcactattttttattaaatttatttatttttaattgaaggataattgctttacaatattgcattgttatctaccaaacatcaacatgaatcagccataggtttacccatgccCCCTCCCATGTCTTTTGCTTTCATGAGTTGTATGGGACAAATCATGGctctaactttatttttactaaaagatagagggatggggtggagaaggcaatggcaccccactctagtactcttgcctggaaaatcccatggacggaggagcctggtaggttgcagttcatggggtcactgagagtcagacacgactgagcgacttcactttcacttttcactttcatgcattggaaaaggaaatggcaacctactccagtgttcttgcctaaagaatcccagggatgggggagcctggtgggcttctgtctatggggttgcacagagtcggacacaactgaagcaacttagcagcagcagcagagggagggggtggCTGAGGAAGAAATCTACCTGTTGATGAGTTTCAGTGGTGGGaatgtattcccatctctctaaccTATTCATCTGACCAGCCATTTTTTCATTCCTACTCAAGTTTCCATCACTCTATTAGATATCTCAGTTTCCCTATGATGACCTTCAAGAAAGAGAGAATTCCTATAGAGCAGAGGCCACACCAATATTCTGCTTCCTGGAAGAAGGTTGTTAACAGTCTATAGGATTTACAGACACTTTACTACAAGATATTATAAGCTCAATAATTGGTAACAGGTATGCAGGAGAACCTTGGTGGCCTAAACTTTATACTTAACCATATACTCTACTGTTTCTACACATTTTCCTGCTCTATTCCATCCTAGAGGAACAGAGGATGAATAAAGTACAAGGTGGATGTACTTTACCATGTTTTGTAAGATggcatgaaagagaaataaattaatttgggTGCTGATTAAATTAGCCATTAAGTTAGTGAAACAAACCAAGCTGTATTCTTATTATGACATATAAAGTTGTATGATAcatatatttcaacaaaaaaattttaggagaaaaatattttcttcctctgataTTGCTATGTTCTGGATTTGTCACTTGGAACTGCTATAGTTCCCCTGTTACCAGAACGAGGACAAAGCCAACACAGAGGATATGCTCAGAACAATACAAGCAGTTGAGTCAGAGATCCAGACCTTGGAGTTTCTTGTTATTCAATATAAatacttttcctcattttttagcgacaagagaaaaagaaacctggTTAACTCACATTCCTTCCATTGAGGGAACTCAGAGCCAAGGGAGCTTCATATGTGTTTCACCTCCACTCTTCTGGAAGAGCTGGCTTTGGAGATGTCGACGCTAAGCAGATACAGTCACAGAATCTTCTCCCTGTgttggcaaaagagtcagagcaCTGATATGACAGTCTGAATGACAGGAGTTAGTCTAAGGTTCAGGTTAAAGTTGTACCTATAAATCTATTAGGAGACTGTAAAGGGAAACCATAGACTTGGCAGCTACATCACCATGTTATAGAGCACATGGCATTTGCTTAaggcttgtaattttttttatatctgaTTAGAAATCCAGGGGTAAGTCTCCCCTAAGACATTCCCATTGTGATACACTCTGCAGGCAAGAAATTGGTGCCTATTTTTACACCCTAATCATGATAGTAAATGTTAGTTTTCCTTCAGGGAACGTACATCCCCTGGGACAGAAAAAGATCCTCTCTAtgcttcataaaaatgaaaataattaatgtCACTTAAAATTTCATTAACTGTCATTCCAGGTAAcatattaatttttgtaaaaatttataAACACTTCAGTAAAGGTTATTTGCTTTGTAAAATAGAttgtatctttaaatatttatgaacattTTATAGACATATAGTAAAAggatatttttattgcttttagacATTATTGTTTCAGTAAAATGCTATTAGGTATAATTCTAATCCAACATTTAGTTTGGGCTGTTCTGACTCagtatgtctttgcttttaataaattaaatctataagaaaatcaggggcttccctggtagatcagctggtaaagaatctgcctggaatccaggagaccctggctcaatttctgggtcagaaagatcccctggagaagagataggctgcccactccagtattcttgggcttccttggtggctcagacaataaagaatccacctgcaatgtgggagacctgggttcaatccctgagttgggaagatctcctggaggagggcatagcaacccactccaatattcttgcttggagaatccccatggacagagcagcctggagggctacagtccatggagtcacaaagtatcggacatgactgagtgactaagcatagagCACGTAAGAAAATCACTGTTCaaagacttctattttttttaatataaatttatttaaattggaagctaattactttacaatattgtattggttttgccatacatcaacatgaatccaccacaggtatacatgtgttttatttcaagaaaatatgaCTTTAGAATTCCTAGATATGTattacagagaaagcaatggcaccccactccagtactcttgcctggaaaatcccatggatggaggagcctggtgggctgcagtccatggggtcgtgaagagtcggacatgactgagcgacttcactttcacttttcactttcatgcattggtgaaggaaatggcaacccactccagcgttcttgcctggagaatcccagggacgggggagcctggtgggctgccgtctatggggtcacacagagtcggacacgactgaagcgacttaacagcagcagcaggtatgtaTTAACTTCTATGTGTGCTTCTGAGATtgcagctaacatttattttgaaataaatatagattCACAGGGTGTTGCTAAAATAATGtagagtcccttgaactccaTCTAGCTTCCTATCATGATGACATCTTTCACAATTGCTGTGTAATAGTAAAGCCAGGAAACGGACACTGGTTTAGTAATGGTAACAAGACTTCAGGACTGCAGACAGTGAGGTTTTAGCAGTTTTATATGCACTGAGTgtttgcattgtgtgtgtgtacatgtgtgtagaTCTATGCAATTTGAtcctttgtatatatttatgtagcaACACCACGACTGGATACAGAACTGTTTCACTGCCTTTAGAAATTCTTATACTACTCTTTTATAGTCACACCCATCCCCTTCCACCttcatctctgttttctccatctccatctctttcatctccaccTAGACAGTCATTTGGTGgataataaatgaaatcaaacaatATGCAATCTCTGATACTGGCTTTTTTCACTAGTCATGATGCCTTTAATATTCATCCCAtttgttgcatgtatcaatagcCATTTCCTTTCCTGTTGAGTAGCATTCCATTTTTACAATTTAAGTTTACTCCACCTTCAGTAGTAATTTAAATATTACTATATTCTTGTATTTATACAAAAgtaaatctgttttatttatggaAAATGTTTTGGGCGCAGAGGCTAGAAATCACAGTCAAAGCTGGTTCTTCTCTGAATCCTCTTTAAGCCAATCTGAGTCAAGGCTCTCATTCTTCCTTCTCTAAGAATAAAGACTGAGACATCCAGATTTTTAGCAGGTTTTTAATAACCGGTCAAAGACAAGGGGAAAGCAAGGAATGCCCTTCCACTACACTTTGTGAGAGTGTACAGCATCATTACCAGTCATAAGCAAGTTCGTCAGGAAAAGGCATTTGGTTATAACAAAATTTCTATTATCTAAATTTATTATCATTCATTCAATCCCAGTACACATGTGATTGTTTCAGAATTGCAAATCAATACCAGTGTGAGAAACACATTTACCGTCTGGAGTACAGTGCTTGTGTACagttttcttttcccccttttctccttacAATGTACAGTCAAATAAGTAGGTGACACCATCAAAGAAAGAATTTACAGATACACAAAAGAGAAAGTCTACCATGAATCCTATGATGCTAGATTAGAGTCACAGATAACATGTTTCTATTAAATGTGTATTAAGAttcattgttattcagtcactaagtcatatctgactctttgaaaccccaaagACTTGCAGCACACCATAGGAGCCACAGTTTTAGGGGACTGCCACATTTTCTTGGATTTTACCTTCAAAACACCCCAGCAGGTTCTCACAGTGAAGATCTGAGAAAGAACCACCTTGGCTGTCACAGGGAAGGGAAAGACTAATATTTGTAATAATTACTAATAACAAATAGTACTAATTATTGATAACAAATACTACTAATTATTAGTAACAAATAGTACCAGCAAATAGTACAAAAAAGTTCCACTTAGAACACCCTTTTCCTCAAAGTCTTACTCAGTGCAACTTGGACATCTTTGTTTCTCAAACTGTAGATGAAAGGATTCACCATTGGCCCCACAATGGTGTAAAAAACTGTGGACACTTTATCTTCATCCAGAGACCCAGCAGGAAAAGGCTTGAGATACATGAATGCAGATGatccaaagaaaagagaaaccacaATTATGTGGGAGCTGCAGGTACTGAAGGCTTTGGACCTGCCCTCTGCAGAACGGATGTGGCGGATGTTGGAGAGGATCGAGGTGTAAGAAACGGAGACGGTGACACTGGGCACTATGACACTGACACCCACCACGATGAAAACCACCAGCTCATTGATGGAGGTGCTTGTGCAGGAgagctggaggagaggagggatgTCACACATGTAGTGATTGATGATGTTTCCATCACAGAAGGAGAGTCGCAGCATGCACCCAGTGTGGGCCATGGCACCCCCAAGCCCCATCGCATATACACCCACTGTCAGCATGAGGCAGACCTGATGGGACATGGAGACCTTGTAGAGCAGGggcttacagatggccacatatCGGTCATAGGCCATTGATGTCAAAATAAAGCACTCATCAATaacaaagaaggagaagaagaagagcTGAGTCATGCACTCTGCATAAGAGATGATGTTCTGGCTTACAAAACTCATCAGCATTTTAGGGGTAATGACAGAGGAGTGGCAGAGATCAATGAAGGAAAGGTTGAAGAGAAAGTAGTACATGGGAGTTTGCAGGTGAGGGTTCAGACCAATAAGAATAATCAAGCCAACGTTCCCCACCACAGTGACTGCATAAActgctaagaaaatgaaaaagagaggcAGCTGGAGTTCTGGCTGCTGTGTTAAACCCAGCAGGATAAACTCAGTCACTGAAGAGTCATTCCCTGTAGCCATTCTTCCCTAGGACATACCTGGGGAAGAGGACAGAGCGTAACATTAAAATGAGTACCCCCTCTCTCCACCCAACACCACTCTAATGAGAGAGACCCAGAATGCGAGAAGGAACCCCGACCCACCCCTCTGtgcctttgttttctcttctgtataaaGGCTGAGGGAATTTTTAAAGATGGATATCAAAAACACTAATGGGCAAGTTCTACAGGGATAAGATTCAGTAACCCCGTGTCCTCATGACAGCAGCATCTCTGCTCCACTTCTGCTCTGACAGTTTACCAGGCCCACCCAATGATTAGTGGTCATCTCAGCAGAGAGAAGACGTGTCATTTCAGGGAGTCCCAGGCTTCCACAGATGAGGTTTGGAAGACAAGTAACAGGACagataaaattcaacactcacCTCATGAGGACCTGTCCTGCTGGATTAATTGAgctcagagaaataaagtcactTTCATCCTTCCCAAATGTCACATAGAGGACTTCTACAAGCTCTCAGAAAGGTCCTAATGTCTCTCCTTGCTAAATCCAGCACAGAATCAGAACAAAACTCAGATCTGGATCCATTTTGGAAGCTTCCAAATGACAAAATCAAGGTCAGCTCACCTTATTAACTCTTCTCCATTATTTGCATGGAAGGCCAAGTGGCTCTGATGAATTTTGAGGGAGAACAATCTAAAACAGAGTTtcctattgttttgttttcagtgagtTTTAGACTAATGAAGCCAGAGCACAGACCTCAGTAGCTCTAGTTCTAACATGCCACGAGTTACAGGTCATGATTTCTGATGGTGGCTCTGCAGAGTGTCCTCTCCAGACTAGAGGGTGGAAATAGCATCTGCTGGTGCCCAGGGGGCCACCTGCTAATATGACCCACGGGTTTTTATGAATTGGGAAATCCTAGGAacctgattaaaaattaaaagaactatGTTTTCTTAGTGTTTTCCCCAGAGGTCAGACTTTGAGGCAAAAAGAAATTACCTACTTCGTATATTCAGCCTAGTTCATGATAACAACACTGACTTATTGTAAGTATACCATTTTACAGACCTTttagtttcttataaaatatgaaatatcccCAAATAGAAAAGCAGAATCTCCCCTGCATCCACGTGGTTTCTTTCTAGAATCTATCACTATATGAAATACtatacatttattcattccttgCATGTTCCcaccacacataaacacacatttatCTACTCACAAACGTTTGAATCTaagctatattttttttctattttcttcagttatttctGCAACACTTCAGAGCAATACTTGGCACATAATAGGCacccaacaaatatttgtataataaaagaataaaggaatgagGATCCCTTTCCCATCTTTCCTGGAACCTATGTTGGACACTACAACAAAATTCTTGCCCTGCAGGCAAAGGTTTATGtagtactggtgtttttctttgcagACCTTAGTGTGTGACAGGAAAGACATCAGTAAGGCATGTAAGGTCGCTGCTAAACTCTTAGATGTCATCTAAGAGCACTTCAGATCAAAGCTGCTGAattcagagaaaataatataattttcatCTTCCCTGAATGTCACAAAGAGGATTTCCACAAATTCTCAGAAATGTCTCAATGTCTCTTTCTGACAGCATAGATCAAAAGGCAGATTTGGGTCAATAGAAGGTTTCAAATGCCAAAATCAAAGTCAGCTCACTCTTGGAAGCCATTAGGAACCATTcgagatttttatttctctttttgacaTAGGATTGAAATCATCCAAGTGCAAGCTTAGAAAGATTAATATGGCAATGGCTGGTAGAATGGCCTGGTGTAAGAGAGACTAGAGACAAGGTGACTCACAAGAGGCAATTAAAATGATCAATGAATGCTAAAAATGCCCTGAATTAACTGTGCTACTGTGAATAATTCCAAGAAACGAACACATGCAAGAGATACTGAAAGGAAAGTCAGTAGAGCTTCTCACAAATGGGatagaaatagacaaaaatcCCAATGATATTAGCCTAGGTACTAGGTTAAACTATGATGTTACTACaaacagaaaattcagaaagaatagGAATGTTCACAAACATTATGCATTCAGTTGTGAACATGCTGACCTTGAGTTCCTAGCTGGACAAGCAAGTAGAAGTAtgggaacccactgcagtatttttgcctgaaaaatcccatgaacagagaaacctggtgggttacatagtccatggggtcacaaagagttggacacaattgagcaactaaaaaGAAGTATACAACCCAAATAAGGCTAAATAATGTTCAAGAGGAAGACCAGAATCTGATAAAAAGATCTGGGGACCATTCCCACAGAGGTTAAAGTCATGGAGTCGGGCAAACTcaataagaaagaataaagagagcagagacaaaagaaaaatatttggaaaatcttTTGTATGGATTACACATAGGATAATTGAAAACCCAATCATTACTAAAATGAGTCCCAACTATTATTACCAAATCCTTAGAAATAACAAGAGTACCAAAAATTACTCAAGACAAAATTGAAATGTGTCCCACAAGATAAACATTTTTGAGCTTAGTCTTGATGAGGACCTTAGAGATTcattaaaacatgttttttctatgaaaatgttAGAAGTTTTATTAAGGTGATTCAGGAAACAGAAACACTCCCTCCAAGTTTATATTACATGAAGTCACATTACAAGAAAGTTTATGGCAAAGTGCTAAGCTAAAGTTAAAGGTCATTCTTTCATCTTTAACACAACCAGTGTAAATACAGGCAGAGAAATGATTGTAGAGATACTCAGCTTATTTCTAAAATTGCAAAACTAACTCATTACCCTCCTTTCTTCTATCTACATAATGGTCACAGTAGCCTGATTTAGTTATAACAAAATGTGTCAAACAGTTATCCTTTTCACTGAGCTATATCTTTTGCTAATTCCTGGTTTGTTTTCTTAACTCAAGCCCAATATGTTCTAACTTAACAAAGTCAGCAGTAAATTAAGTTTCATACTATactatcatgctgctgctgctgctaagtcgcttcagtcgtgtccgactctgtgcaaccccatagacggcagcccaccaggctcccctgtccctgggattctccaggcaagaactctggagtgggttgccatttccttctccaatgcatgaaagtgaaaagtgaaagtgaagtcgctctgttgtgcctgactcttaa of Bubalus bubalis isolate 160015118507 breed Murrah chromosome 5, NDDB_SH_1, whole genome shotgun sequence contains these proteins:
- the LOC102393327 gene encoding olfactory receptor 8B3-like — protein: MLARNDSLVTEFILAGLTDRPELQQPLFHLFLMIYVVTMVGNLGLIILIGLNSHLHTPMYYFLFNLSFIDLCYSSVFTPKMLMNFVFRENTISYVGCMTQLFFFLFFVISECYMLTSMAYDRYVAICNPLLYKVSMSHQVCLVLSLAAYVMGFAGASAHTGCMLRLTFCNVNVINHYLCDILPLLQLSCTSIYINEVVVLIVVGINITVPSFTILISYIFILTSILHIKSSQGRLKAFSTCSSHVIALFLFFGSAAFMYLKYSSPESMDLGKISSIFYTNVVPMLNPLIYSLRNKDIKVTLRKSLFKTQQTFGLSSASPDSSQVDTR
- the LOC102393017 gene encoding olfactory receptor 8B3-like; translated protein: MATGNDSSVTEFILLGLTQQPELQLPLFFIFLAVYAVTVVGNVGLIILIGLNPHLQTPMYYFLFNLSFIDLCHSSVITPKMLMSFVSQNIISYAECMTQLFFFSFFVIDECFILTSMAYDRYVAICKPLLYKVSMSHQVCLMLTVGVYAMGLGGAMAHTGCMLRLSFCDGNIINHYMCDIPPLLQLSCTSTSINELVVFIVVGVSVIVPSVTVSVSYTSILSNIRHIRSAEGRSKAFSTCSSHIIVVSLFFGSSAFMYLKPFPAGSLDEDKVSTVFYTIVGPMVNPFIYSLRNKDVQVALSKTLRKRVF